The following are encoded together in the Cololabis saira isolate AMF1-May2022 chromosome 5, fColSai1.1, whole genome shotgun sequence genome:
- the LOC133444652 gene encoding olfactomedin-4-like: MKLNVVVALCALFTLTQQASSGEKCTCDVRNTEKEFPHGKLKTVENNVKDCNSRITSQKVLELESLLLGLKLRLHQLNKDVSVLEKEDDGQLYGVLNLYVIENEMVEINQLIDKLNGTTLRHQLLTADSIHQLEELKIEMQELEQFDTMQVVRGRLDNQRLKNDLNLCRKGLTSAAPIQLKYGTCPLGHVQNITGPRVYTEGEYPGSYSYGAWGRDPKPEAGKESWYWLVMLTSRNRYSNYVRLYSGLSALISGVSVPGNVEIHSSNPTTNTIQGPNVVLYGGVLYYNCYNEYSICRFNLTGKSITKLELTKGTRYNSKGNFCHLEECYPFTDLDLATDESGVWVIYTTNQDFGNLVLSKVEDEPLRLGQTWYTSVYKQSVTNTFMACGILYATRYVSKNLEEIFYSFDTTTGKENFNVGIFMNKMAANVLSLNYSPVDQMLHAYCDSHMVSYKVLFE, from the exons ATGAAGCTGAATGTAGTCGTTGCACTGTGTGCTCTGTTCACTCTCACCCAACAG GCATCCTCAGGTGAAAAGTGTACATGCGACGTCCGTAATACGGAGAAGGAATTCCCTCACGGCAAACTCAAAACCGTGGAAAACAATGTGAAGGACTGCAACAGCCGAATCACATCACAGAAG GTCTTGGAGCTGGAGAGTCTTCTGCTGGGACTGAAGCTGCGCCTTCACCAGCTGAACAAGGACGTGTCCGTCCTGGAGAAGGAGGATGACGGACAGCTGTATGGAGTTCTCAACCTGTATGTTATAGAGAATGAAATGGTTGAGATCAATCAGCTGATAGACAAGCTCAACGGGACCACTCTTAGACACCAGCTCCTCACTGCTGACTCCATTCATCAG TTAGAGGAGCTGAAAATAGAAATGCAGGAGCTGGAACAGTTTGACACCATGCAGGTGGTGAGAGGACGACTTGACAACCAGCGTCTAAAGAATGACCTGAACTTGTGCAGAAAAGGACTTACTTCAGCGGCTCCTATTCAGCTAAAGTATG gtACCTGTCCTCTGGGTCATGTTCAAAATATCACGGGACCAAGAGTGTACACGGAGGGAGAGTATCCGGGGTCGTACTCATATGGAGCCTGGGGTCGGGATCCCAAACCAGAGGCAGGAAAAGAGAGCTGGTATTGGTTGGTAATGTTGACATCCAGAAACAGATACTCCAACTACGTCCGTCTCTACTCCGGCCTGAGTGCTCTCATCAGTGGCGTCAGCGTCCCAG GCAATGTCGAGATCCACTCTTCCAACCCAACCACCAACACCATCCAGGGTCCAAATGTGGTTCTGTATGGAGGAGTTTTGTACTACAACTGCTACAATGAATATTCTATTTGTCGTTTCAACCTCACCGGCAAAAGTATTACAAAGTTAGAACTAACCAAAGGCACCAG GTATAATTCAAAGGGTAACTTCTGCCATCTTGAAGAATGCTACCCATTTACCGACCTGGACCTGGCCACAGATGAGTCCGGGGTCTGGGTGATCTACACCACCAACCAGGACTTTGGAAACCTGGTTCTGTCCAAGGTGGAGGATGAACCACTGAGACTCGGCCAAACGTGGTATACTTCGGTCTACAAGCAGAGCGTGACCAACACCTTCATGGCATGCGGCATCCTTTACGCTACACGCTATGTCAGcaaaaacctggaggagatCTTTTACTCCTTCGACACCACAACGGGGAAGGAGAATTTCAATGTTGGCATCTTCATGAACAAGATGGCTGCCAACGTTCTTTCTCTGAACTACAGTCCAGTGGACCAGATGCTGCATGCCTACTGTGATTCCCACATGGTTTCTTACAAGGTCTTGTTTGAGTAA